The following are encoded together in the Hippoglossus stenolepis isolate QCI-W04-F060 chromosome 12, HSTE1.2, whole genome shotgun sequence genome:
- the vsir gene encoding V-type immunoglobulin domain-containing suppressor of T-cell activation, translated as MEAGLLCRSALSRMKLVVWLCSALFSAANGESFHGHSTMVISAPHLYYTCPEGATAKLVCAQRGAALHNTDILRRSWLFTPHSDQHCSGKEGPRHTTFGGHPHGNHSLPAGLQFGYSEQIFWAVLQNVTHADQGRYCCMVLDIQVVNKHPSLLQKPHSHILLQVTPRRNGPQNCTVWDPTPSGGTVPVALAIAACIVALLSLPLILVLVYKQRENAQSSRRAQELVRMDSEALGHENPVFLGGSPQIKTRTVSQIMARQSSETGRHLLSEPGTPLSPPAHGNVFFPIEDTIAESPDFLQI; from the exons CCAATGGGGAGTCGTTCCATGGCCACTCCACAATGGTCATTTCTGCCCCCCACCTCTACTACACCTGTCCCGAGGGTGCAACCGCCAAACTGGTGTGCGCCCAGAGAGGTGCTGCCTTGCACAACACTGATATCTTGAGGCGCAGCTGGCTTTTCACGCCCCATAGTGATCAGCACTGTTCGGGAAAGGAGGGCCCACGCCACACTACCTTCGGCGGTCATCCCCATGGCAACCACAGCTTGCCGGCAGGGTTGCAGTTTGGATATTCGGAGCAGATTTTCTGGGCGGTTCTGCAGAACGTGACCCACGCTGACCAGGGCCGCTACTGCTGCATGGTCCTAGATATACAGGTGGTAAATAAACATCCCTCCCTGCTGCAGAAACCCCACAGTCACATTCTCCTCCAAGTTACACCAC GGAGAAATGGACCTCAAAATTGCACTGTCTGGGATCCCACACCATCTGGAG GCACCGTGCCAGTGGCCTTGGCCATAGCAGCTTGCATCgtggctctgctctctctgcctcttatTCTGGTGCTTGTGtacaaacagagggagaatgcCCAGTCGAGCAGAC GTGCACAGGAGCTGGTGAGGATGGACAG cgAGGCCCTCGGCCATGAGAACCCAGTGTTTCTCGGGGGATCACCACAGATTAAGACCCGCACCGTCTCTCAGATCATGGCCCGACAGTCCTCTGAGACAGGACGCCACCTGTTGTCTGAACCAGgaacccctctctctcctcctgcacatGGGAACGTGTTCTTCCCAATAGAGG ACACCATTGCTGAGTCTCCAGACTTCCTGCAGATTTAA